Proteins from one Nicotiana tabacum cultivar K326 chromosome 23, ASM71507v2, whole genome shotgun sequence genomic window:
- the LOC107807399 gene encoding EG45-like domain containing protein: MGVHIMRIKIALVSLFLLETSIVFGDIGTATSYNPPYTPTRCNGNRGDQFPAGNLFVAVSEGLWDNGAACGRRYRLRCMSGSGRWPCKGGTIDVRVVDYCRKRPCPSTIALSSDAFSEISRSPNAKINIEYIQI, translated from the exons ATGGGTGTCCATATCATGAGAATAAAAATAGCTCTCGTGAGCTTATTTTTACTTGAAACTAGTATAGTTTTTGGGGATATAGGCACTGCAACATCTTACAATCCTCCTTATACAC CAACAAGATGCAATGGAAATAGAGGAGATCAATTTCCGGCAGGGAATTTGTTTGTAGCAGTAAGTGAAGGGTTGTGGGATAATGGGGCGGCGTGCGGGCGGCGTTACAGATTGAGATGCATGAGTGGAAGTGGCCGTTGGCCGTGCAAGGGCGGCACGATTGACGTTAGGGTGGTGGATTACTGCCGCAAAAGGCCATGCCCTTCCACCATTGCCTTGTCCAGTGATGCTTTCTCTGAAATCTCTCGTTCTCCTAATGCTAAAATCAATATAGAATACATCCA GATTTAG
- the LOC142177323 gene encoding putative mitochondrial protein AtMg00300, which yields MTRRAIFVVLAKLQILSHAIENVYYVNGLKYNLLSVSQICDKGNEVKFMSKSCTVTNLKTGELVLIAKRFKNIYVADFNSLNGGDLTCLNVINDDAELWYRRLGHASFTLFKKLIKKDVVHGLPKSKFKDHKVCDACAKGKQVRSSFKPKKEVSTSRPLDFIHMDLCGSMRIPSKGGKKYIFVIVDDYSRFT from the coding sequence ATGACAAGAAGGGCTATATTCGTGGTGTTGGCAAAATTGCAAATACTCTCCCATgcaattgaaaatgtgtactacgtGAATGGTTTGAAATATAACCTGTTGAGCGTGTCCCAAATTTGTGACAAAGGAAATGAAGTGAAGTTCATGTCAAAATCTTGTACTGTCACCAATCTCAAAACTGGTGAATTGGTATTAATAGCAAAAAGgttcaagaacatctatgttgcagATTTTAACTCACTGAATGGTGGTGATCTCACATGCCTAAATGTCATTAATGATGATGCTGAGTTATGGTACAGACGACTGGGGCATGCAAGCTTTACTTTGTTTAAAAAGTTGATCAAGAAGGACGTGGTTCATGGGCTGCCCAAGTCAAAGTTCAAGGATCACAAGGTGTGTGATGCTTGTGCAAAAGGGAAGCAGGTCAGGTCCTCGTTTAAACCAAAGAAGGAAGTAAGTACATCAAGACCACTAGATTTTattcatatggatctttgtggatcTATGAGGATACCTAGCAaaggaggaaagaagtacatctTTGTGATTGTGGACGACTATTCTAGATTCACATGA